Proteins encoded in a region of the Stigmatella erecta genome:
- a CDS encoding class I SAM-dependent DNA methyltransferase, with translation MHEYDLIADWYASQRQGHMGVPEVTALAASLPAGASVLDVGCGTGLPLTRVLLEHGCHVMGVDSSRELLARFQANFPHVPVICAPIQSCELQARTFDAAIAWGVLFHLRHEEQEQAIANIARTLKPGAVFLFTSGDAHGSIDGEPMNGVPFRYHSYSVDGYRDLLRAYGLTLEATHTDPGENVYFLSRKTG, from the coding sequence GTGCACGAGTACGATTTGATCGCGGACTGGTATGCATCTCAACGTCAAGGCCACATGGGCGTTCCAGAGGTGACCGCGCTCGCGGCCTCACTTCCGGCCGGTGCCTCAGTGCTTGACGTCGGCTGCGGCACGGGGCTACCGCTGACGCGGGTTCTGCTGGAGCACGGCTGCCACGTGATGGGTGTAGATAGCTCCCGCGAGCTGCTGGCACGATTTCAAGCGAACTTCCCCCACGTGCCGGTGATCTGTGCACCCATCCAGTCGTGTGAGCTTCAGGCGCGGACGTTCGACGCCGCGATCGCGTGGGGTGTCCTGTTCCACCTGCGCCACGAAGAGCAGGAACAGGCGATCGCCAATATCGCGAGGACATTGAAACCTGGCGCCGTGTTCCTCTTCACCTCGGGCGACGCCCACGGCTCCATCGACGGCGAGCCGATGAATGGCGTGCCGTTCCGCTATCACTCGTACAGCGTCGACGGATATCGCGACCTGCTGCGCGCGTACGGGCTCACGCTGGAAGCGACGCACACGGACCCAGGCGAGAACGTCTACTTCCTGTCGCGCAAGACTGGATAA
- a CDS encoding AraC family transcriptional regulator, giving the protein MTDPLSEIIALLQPRAVFSKGISGAGRWGVRYSDFGQPSFSAVLEGSCRLAVDGQPALTLQAGDFVLLPATPGFTMSGFEPVVPERIDAKATPSPKGEVRYGTRGGRPDVRMLGGYFVFDSPDAALLVSLLPALVHVRGVERLPALVQLVRDEAGDQRSGRDLVLTRLVELLLIEALRSTPGDNAPPGLLRGLADARLAPAIRQMHGHLTRPWTVAQLAKSAALSRSAFFDRFTRTVGLPPMEYLLGWRMAVARGLLRRRELAITEIAERVGYSSASTFTTAFSRHVGQSPGRYARSS; this is encoded by the coding sequence GTGACCGACCCGCTCTCGGAAATCATCGCCCTGCTTCAACCACGCGCCGTCTTCTCGAAGGGCATCAGCGGAGCAGGCCGCTGGGGGGTTCGCTACTCGGACTTCGGCCAGCCGAGTTTCAGTGCCGTGCTCGAAGGAAGCTGCCGGCTTGCTGTCGACGGCCAGCCCGCCCTCACGCTCCAAGCGGGCGATTTCGTGCTTCTGCCGGCGACGCCGGGCTTCACCATGTCCGGCTTCGAGCCAGTGGTACCCGAGCGCATCGACGCCAAGGCGACGCCTTCTCCGAAAGGGGAGGTGCGTTACGGCACGCGTGGCGGCCGTCCCGACGTGCGCATGCTCGGCGGTTACTTCGTCTTCGACTCGCCTGACGCGGCCCTGCTGGTGTCGTTGCTTCCGGCTCTTGTGCATGTGCGCGGCGTGGAGCGGCTCCCCGCGTTGGTACAACTCGTCCGCGACGAGGCGGGCGATCAGCGCTCGGGCCGCGACCTCGTGCTCACGCGTCTCGTGGAGCTACTGCTCATCGAGGCGCTGCGCTCGACACCGGGCGACAACGCGCCTCCAGGGCTCCTGCGCGGCCTGGCAGATGCGCGGCTTGCCCCCGCGATACGGCAGATGCACGGGCACCTCACGCGGCCGTGGACGGTGGCGCAGCTCGCGAAGAGCGCGGCCCTCTCGCGCTCGGCTTTTTTCGACCGCTTCACGCGCACCGTGGGTCTGCCCCCGATGGAGTACCTGCTGGGCTGGCGGATGGCCGTTGCGAGGGGGCTGCTTCGCCGCCGGGAACTCGCCATCACAGAGATCGCCGAGCGCGTCGGGTACAGCTCGGCGAGCACCTTCACCACGGCGTTCAGTCGACATGTGGGCCAGTCTCCGGGCCGCTATGCGCGGTCGAGCTAG
- a CDS encoding putative quinol monooxygenase, whose amino-acid sequence MALLLTAVSGTGPVTNEDCVLYLVGRSTSHPDVVHVTEGGATKEAHAANFASPRVQALLAGLAPLVIGEARYQDEVPAGGKLTAGRLS is encoded by the coding sequence GTGGCCCTGTTGCTCACCGCGGTGAGTGGCACAGGCCCCGTCACCAACGAGGACTGCGTCCTCTATCTCGTGGGGCGCTCCACGAGCCATCCGGACGTCGTCCACGTCACGGAGGGGGGGGCCACGAAGGAGGCGCACGCCGCGAACTTCGCGAGCCCACGGGTCCAGGCACTTCTCGCCGGGCTCGCCCCGCTCGTCATTGGCGAGGCTCGGTATCAGGACGAAGTGCCCGCCGGCGGCAAGCTCACCGCGGGAAGGTTGTCATGA